A portion of the Mesobacillus sp. AQ2 genome contains these proteins:
- the rnhC gene encoding ribonuclease HIII, whose protein sequence is MGNSVLQKRPEEIRKMKEYYSKFLIDKLPPGSVFAAKTPSCAITAYKSGKVLFQGKDGESEAAKWGTVTAPAAKKSAAPAPGAHLPKNIGEMAIIGSDEVGTGDYFGPITVVAAYVRRQDIPVLKELGVQDSKNLKDDKIIEIARQLVTFLPHSLLTLHNEKYNQMQMKGMSQGKMKALLHNQAINHVLDKIAPEKPEAILIDEFAKEPIYFAHLKGQRQIIRENVLFSTKAEGIHLGVAAASMIARYAFVRHFENLSKRAGFTIPKGAGAAVDKAAARLILEKGVDVLPEFVKLHFANTEKAKKIARV, encoded by the coding sequence ATGGGAAATAGTGTCCTTCAAAAAAGACCGGAAGAAATCAGAAAGATGAAAGAGTATTACAGCAAGTTCCTGATCGATAAACTTCCGCCCGGCAGTGTTTTTGCCGCAAAAACACCTTCCTGTGCGATCACTGCCTATAAATCCGGGAAAGTTTTATTCCAGGGAAAGGACGGAGAAAGTGAAGCAGCAAAGTGGGGCACTGTAACAGCACCTGCAGCCAAAAAGAGTGCTGCGCCAGCACCGGGTGCCCATTTGCCGAAAAATATCGGGGAAATGGCGATCATCGGTTCCGATGAGGTGGGCACCGGCGACTATTTCGGTCCAATCACGGTTGTCGCCGCCTATGTCAGGAGACAGGATATACCTGTGCTGAAAGAGCTTGGAGTCCAGGATTCCAAGAATCTCAAGGACGATAAGATCATTGAGATTGCGAGACAGCTAGTCACCTTTTTGCCTCACAGCCTGCTGACCTTACATAATGAAAAATACAACCAGATGCAAATGAAGGGCATGTCACAAGGGAAGATGAAAGCCCTGCTGCACAATCAGGCCATCAACCATGTTCTTGATAAAATCGCCCCAGAAAAACCGGAAGCGATCCTGATTGATGAATTCGCTAAAGAACCTATTTATTTTGCACATTTGAAAGGCCAACGTCAAATCATCCGGGAAAATGTCCTGTTCAGCACAAAGGCAGAAGGAATCCATCTAGGGGTCGCAGCCGCATCGATGATTGCCCGTTATGCTTTTGTTCGACATTTTGAAAACCTTAGTAAACGCGCAGGTTTCACCATTCCAAAAGGCGCCGGCGCTGCAGTTGATAAGGCAGCGGCCAGGCTGATTCTTGAAAAAGGTGTGGATGTGCTGCCCGAGTTCGTCAAACTTCATTTTGCTAATACTGAAAAAGCGAAGAAGATTGCGCGGGTGTAA
- the zapA gene encoding cell division protein ZapA, translating to MSDTKKNRSTVDIYGQQYTIVGIESTSHIRLIASMVDDKMREIGSANPSLDTSKLAVLTAVNAVNDYIKMKDRVESLEAEIKRLKD from the coding sequence TTGTCAGACACAAAAAAAAATCGGTCGACTGTCGATATATATGGACAGCAATATACAATAGTCGGCATAGAAAGCACCAGCCATATCCGGCTCATTGCCTCAATGGTAGATGATAAAATGCGGGAAATCGGTTCAGCGAATCCTTCACTTGATACTAGTAAATTAGCTGTGTTGACGGCTGTGAATGCTGTTAATGATTACATAAAAATGAAAGATCGTGTTGAATCGCTCGAAGCGGAAATTAAAAGGTTAAAGGACTGA